From Desulfuribacillus stibiiarsenatis:
CCAATCTTCCATAGTGATCGTGGCTTCCAATATACAAATAAGATTTTTAAGAAAAAACTAGACGATGCAAAAATGACACAAAGCATGTCAAGGGTAGCGAGATGTATTGATAATGGACCAATGGAATCATTTTGGGGAATGTTGAAATCAGAAATGTATTACCTTAGCAAATTCAACTCATATGAAGAGCTAGAATCAGCAAT
This genomic window contains:
- a CDS encoding IS3 family transposase, with protein sequence PIFHSDRGFQYTNKIFKKKLDDAKMTQSMSRVARCIDNGPMESFWGMLKSEMYYLSKFNSYEELESAIMEYIEYYNNRRYQKRLNCMTPIEYRQHLFNKAA